The following coding sequences lie in one Pectobacterium sp. A5351 genomic window:
- a CDS encoding glycoside hydrolase family 1 protein: protein MQHNVLKPFPDDFLWGASTSAYQVEGASSEDGKGPSVIDKAKFPEGITNFEVCSDHYHHFKEDVSLFSELGLKTYRFSISWSRLYPNGDGELNEKGAEFYNSLIDALCERGIEPLVTLYHFDLPWALQEKGGWSNKATIDAFERFSITAFELYGDRVKYWLTINEQNMMILHGNVLGTLSPGDQNPFKSLYQQNHHMMLAQAKAMIACHKMLPNAKIGPAPNISCIYPASSKPEDVIAANNYSSIRNWLYLDLACRGSYNSVAWAFLEGKGYAPKINEGEMALLKNAKPDFVAFNYYASTTVSAKRAEGDDNERSVQDQQVPGIDETVYVGQDNPHLEHNEFGWYIDPDGFRITCREIYERYALPMIVTENGLGAFDTLDADNKIHDQYRIDYLAKHIRQLQLAISDGVELFGYCPWSAIDLVSTHQGISKRYGFIYVNRTEFDLKDLARFKKKSFVWYQRVISSNGSNLNVDVSY, encoded by the coding sequence ATGCAGCATAACGTGTTAAAACCGTTTCCAGACGATTTTCTATGGGGGGCTTCGACCTCAGCTTATCAGGTCGAAGGGGCGTCGAGCGAGGATGGTAAAGGGCCTTCTGTTATTGATAAAGCGAAATTTCCTGAAGGTATCACTAATTTTGAAGTTTGTAGTGATCATTACCATCATTTTAAAGAAGACGTTTCTCTTTTTTCTGAATTAGGTCTGAAAACTTATCGTTTCTCTATTTCATGGAGTCGTTTATATCCTAATGGGGATGGTGAATTAAACGAAAAAGGTGCTGAATTTTATAATAGCTTAATCGATGCCTTGTGTGAGCGTGGAATAGAGCCCCTTGTAACGTTGTATCATTTTGATTTGCCCTGGGCATTGCAGGAAAAGGGCGGTTGGTCTAATAAAGCGACGATTGATGCTTTCGAACGTTTTTCTATTACCGCGTTTGAGTTGTATGGAGACAGAGTTAAATATTGGCTCACCATCAATGAGCAAAACATGATGATTCTGCATGGTAATGTGTTAGGAACATTATCTCCAGGAGATCAGAATCCGTTTAAATCGCTGTATCAGCAGAATCATCATATGATGTTGGCACAGGCCAAAGCGATGATTGCCTGTCATAAGATGTTACCGAACGCGAAAATTGGCCCGGCACCTAATATTTCCTGTATTTATCCAGCAAGCTCTAAACCTGAAGATGTAATTGCGGCGAATAATTATTCTTCAATCCGAAACTGGCTGTATCTTGATTTGGCATGTCGGGGAAGTTACAACTCAGTGGCATGGGCTTTCCTGGAGGGAAAAGGATATGCGCCGAAAATTAATGAAGGTGAAATGGCATTACTGAAAAATGCTAAACCTGATTTTGTAGCATTTAATTATTATGCATCTACGACTGTCAGTGCGAAAAGAGCGGAAGGTGATGATAATGAGCGTTCCGTTCAGGATCAGCAAGTTCCAGGTATCGATGAAACCGTATATGTAGGGCAGGACAATCCACACTTAGAACACAATGAGTTTGGTTGGTATATCGATCCCGATGGTTTCAGAATTACATGCCGGGAAATCTATGAACGTTATGCATTACCTATGATTGTTACTGAAAATGGGCTCGGTGCTTTCGATACGCTGGATGCCGATAACAAGATCCACGATCAGTACCGAATTGATTATCTTGCCAAACACATTAGGCAGTTACAATTAGCAATTAGCGATGGTGTAGAATTATTCGGTTATTGTCCATGGTCGGCAATTGATTTGGTTAGCACGCACCAGGGAATTAGTAAGCGATATGGTTTTATTTATGTCAATCGTACTGAGTTTGATTTAAAAGATTTAGCCAGGTTTAAAAAGAAAAGCTTCGTTTGGTACCAAAGAGTTATTTCTTCAAATGGAAGCAACCTGAACGTTGATGTAAGTTACTAA
- a CDS encoding PTS lactose/cellobiose transporter subunit IIA, which produces MDNENIIMELIIHAGQSRSCSMEALRAARERQWEKAENLLVEAKESARQAHLIQTQLIGEDEGEGRIKVNLIIVHAQDHLMNAILCRDLVEELIALYREVASLSDKCN; this is translated from the coding sequence ATGGATAACGAAAATATTATCATGGAACTGATTATTCATGCAGGGCAGTCTCGTTCCTGTTCAATGGAAGCATTACGTGCTGCGAGAGAGCGGCAGTGGGAGAAAGCGGAAAATTTACTTGTAGAAGCAAAAGAATCCGCGCGCCAGGCACATCTCATCCAAACACAATTAATTGGTGAGGACGAGGGTGAAGGGCGTATCAAAGTCAATCTGATAATCGTCCATGCTCAGGATCACTTAATGAATGCCATTCTTTGCAGGGATCTCGTTGAAGAACTTATTGCGTTATACCGTGAAGTAGCCAGCCTTAGTGATAAATGTAATTAA